Proteins encoded within one genomic window of Streptomyces kaniharaensis:
- a CDS encoding serine hydrolase domain-containing protein produces MTKTRRPRPAVPRSARRATVAALALTGLLASGACSADRQPAQQGGAAVTAEPVAISPSATSGAVVPLTPAVTARLDAAIRQVMSQASVPGVIVGLTTPNDSYVRAFGVADKPAGTPMSPDLYMRIGSVTKTFTATAILRLVDQGKVGLDDPVSKYIPNVPNGDQITLRELGDMRSGLFSYSFDPDFQQAFFSDPNRPFTPDQLLAYSFKHPPNFPPDAKFEYSNTNAILLGLVVEKVSGQSLSDFMKQQVFTPAGLNKTVLPTDAAFPDPHAHGYTNQTLNGATADSTTWNPSWGWAAGAVISNLTDLQTWAKVLATGSPLIKPATQAERLKSKTTGTPDIDYAFGVFETHGWIGHNGSLPGYQSVVVYLPQAQASLVIMLNTDVSHEGSEPSTLLARAITQIASPNNVYTLPPQPSGGSSGGSPSASASLHIS; encoded by the coding sequence ATGACCAAGACCCGACGGCCGCGTCCGGCCGTTCCCCGCTCCGCCCGCCGGGCGACCGTCGCCGCCCTCGCGCTGACCGGCCTGCTCGCCTCCGGGGCCTGCTCCGCCGATCGGCAACCGGCCCAGCAGGGCGGCGCGGCCGTCACCGCCGAACCGGTCGCGATCAGCCCGTCCGCGACCTCCGGCGCGGTGGTGCCGCTCACCCCCGCCGTCACCGCCCGGCTGGACGCGGCGATCAGGCAGGTGATGAGCCAGGCCTCCGTCCCCGGCGTGATCGTCGGCCTCACCACCCCGAACGACAGCTACGTGCGTGCCTTCGGCGTCGCCGACAAGCCCGCCGGGACGCCGATGTCGCCCGATCTCTACATGCGGATCGGCAGCGTGACCAAGACCTTCACGGCCACCGCTATCCTCCGGCTGGTGGACCAGGGCAAGGTGGGCCTGGACGACCCGGTCTCCAAGTACATCCCGAACGTGCCCAACGGCGACCAGATCACCCTGCGCGAGCTCGGCGACATGCGCAGCGGCCTGTTCTCGTACAGCTTCGATCCGGACTTCCAGCAGGCGTTCTTCAGCGACCCGAACCGGCCCTTCACCCCGGACCAGTTGCTCGCGTACTCGTTCAAGCACCCGCCGAACTTCCCGCCGGACGCGAAGTTCGAGTACTCCAACACCAACGCGATCCTGCTCGGCCTGGTCGTCGAGAAGGTCAGCGGGCAGTCGCTCTCCGATTTCATGAAGCAGCAGGTGTTCACCCCGGCCGGGCTGAACAAGACCGTCCTGCCGACCGACGCGGCCTTCCCGGACCCGCACGCCCACGGCTACACCAACCAGACGCTGAACGGCGCGACCGCGGACTCCACCACCTGGAACCCGTCCTGGGGCTGGGCGGCCGGCGCGGTGATCTCGAACCTCACCGACCTGCAGACCTGGGCGAAGGTGCTGGCCACCGGCTCGCCGCTGATCAAGCCCGCGACCCAGGCCGAGCGGCTGAAGAGCAAGACGACCGGCACCCCGGACATCGACTACGCCTTCGGGGTGTTCGAGACGCACGGGTGGATCGGCCACAACGGCTCGCTGCCCGGCTACCAGAGCGTGGTGGTGTACCTGCCGCAGGCGCAGGCCAGCCTGGTGATCATGCTCAACACCGATGTGTCGCACGAGGGTTCGGAGCCCTCGACGCTGCTCGCGCGGGCGATCACGCAGATCGCCTCGCCGAACAACGTCTACACGCTCCCGCCCCAACCGTCCGGCGGCTCGTCCGGCGGCTCACCCTCGGCCAGCGCCTCGCTGCACATCTCCTGA